CCGCACGGCCGAACCCCCGAACTCATCGAATTTTCAGGAGGCAGTTGATGGATACGGTCAACGTCGTCGAACCCAACCACCGGGAGCTCGCGGAATCGCTCGCGCGCCGTGGCGTGAAGTATGCACTGGGTTCGTGGATCGATGTGCACGGCAGACCCAAGACGAAGGCGGTGCCCATCGATCACCTTCCCAACATGCTGGCCGGCTCGGAGCGCTTCACTCCCCGGGGCATCACCGGATTCGGCGCGATGGACCCGCAGGAAGAGGAGTCCGTCGCGATACCGGACCTCACCACGTTGCGGCAGCTGTCCTGGGACAAACGGTTTGTCTGGATGGCCGCCGACATCATGTTCGGCGGGACCGAGCCCCTCGATCAGTGTCCGCGCAGCATTCTCAAAGCACAGCTGAACAGGGCGCGCGAACTGGGATTCGAGTTCAAACTCGGTGTCGAGACCGAGGTTTTCGTGTTCAACCCGGCCGAGCCGCGGGACGCGACCGGCTACCTGACACCGCTCGCCGCCAGCGGCGGTCTCAAACCCTGCCCGGCCTATGATGCCGAAGCCACGCTGGATGCGTCGGAGTTCCTCGACGATTTCGTGACAGCCCTGCGCGACAACGACTTCGGCGTCTTCAGCTTCGACCACGAGGGCGGTGACGGGCAGTACGAATTCGACTTCGAGTACGACGGTGCGCTCGAGATGGCCGACCGGATAACCTTCTTCCGCCTGATGATCCGCCAGATCGCCAAGCGGCACGGCCTCGCGGTCACCTTCATGCCCAAGCCGTACACCGAAGCGTGGGGATCCGGCCACCACTACAACATGAGCCTGGTGTCGTCCGAGACCGGCGCGAACCTCATGCGCGATCCCGCTGACCCGCGAGGGATGGGCTGGAGCGCAACGGCGTACGCCTTCGTCGCGGGCCTCATGCGGCATGCGGACGCCCTTGCCGCGATCGTGACGCCGACGGTCAATTCCTACAAGCGGCTCAACCCCAAGCTGGCCGACGGCACGCCCTCATGGGCACCGGTGTGGTCGGCCTATGGTGAACAAAATCGATCGTGCATGCTGCGGTTGCCCAAGAACCGCCCGGCGGTGGAGAACCGCGTCGTCGACTCGGCGGCGAACACCTACCTGGCAGCGGCGTTTTCGCTGGCCGCCGGGCTCGACGGAATCGAACGCGGGCTGGATCCCGGGGACCCGGTGGACGTCGCGCTGGTCGACACGCAGGCGGACCCGACCCTGAACGCCGTTCGGCTGCCGCGCAACTTGCTCGAGGCGACCGACGCCTTCGCCCGCAGCGAGCTGGCCGGCCGAGTCTTTCCCAAGCGTTTCGTCGCCGAATACGTCGACATGAAATACTCGGAATGGCATTCGTACCACAGCACGGTGAGCGACTGGGAGCGGGATCGCTACCTGTTTGCGCTGTGAGGAGGCATCAGTTTTGACGCAGTCCCGAGCCCCGTCGACACGGTCGCACCACCGCAGGCGAGCGGTGCTCCGTTCGACGGCCGCCGTGTTGCGCCGGCGGGGATTCGACGCGGTCACGAGCCGGTCCGTCGCCGCGGAGGGTGGCCTGCCGGAACAGACCGTGCGGGCCTACTATCCCTCTCGCGACGATCTGCGCGCCGCCGGGCTCAAGTTCATGCTCAACGGGTGGATCGAGCAGGCCAACGACTTCATCAAGCGCCTTCCCACGAGTCTCGATCTCGAGGAGACGGCCCGCCTCATCATCGAGGTCGCCACGGTGCATGCCGCCGAGGACGAGTCCTTCACCCGCGCAACAATCTCCGGTGTTTACGAGCGGTACCTGCAGGCGGGCAAGCACGCCGAACTGACCTCGTTGATCAGTGCGTACAACGACGTGCTGGCCGACCTGGTCGGCCATGTGCTGGCACGCAACGGCCGGCACGCCAGCCCCCGGGTGTGCCGTGCCGTCCTGGCGGTCGCGGACGGAACCGTGATCTATGAACTCGCGGCCGGGGAAAATCCCGTGCCCCGGGCGATTCAGATGCTCGAATTCGCGATACCGCAACTCTGCGCGCCCCCAGGCGATCGCCAAACCCGATGAGAATCCCGCGGCGGAGGATGGCATCCTCTGTGGAATGACCCAACCCCGCCGCGGACGCCCCAGGATCATCGATCAGCGCAGGCCTGGCGACACGCCCCGGGAGGAGATTCTCGACGCCGCCGCCGAGCTGTTCACCGAATGCGGGTACACCGCGACATCGACGCGGGCCATCGCCGACGCCGTCGGCATCAGGCAGAGCAGCATCTATCACCACTTCGAGACCAAGGACGACATCCTCGACAACCTGCTGGTGCGTACGGTTGACGCGTCGGCGACACTGGCGCGACAGC
This genomic window from Mycobacterium saskatchewanense contains:
- a CDS encoding TetR/AcrR family transcriptional regulator codes for the protein MLRSTAAVLRRRGFDAVTSRSVAAEGGLPEQTVRAYYPSRDDLRAAGLKFMLNGWIEQANDFIKRLPTSLDLEETARLIIEVATVHAAEDESFTRATISGVYERYLQAGKHAELTSLISAYNDVLADLVGHVLARNGRHASPRVCRAVLAVADGTVIYELAAGENPVPRAIQMLEFAIPQLCAPPGDRQTR